One Cloacibacillus sp. DNA segment encodes these proteins:
- a CDS encoding 3-isopropylmalate dehydratase large subunit, whose protein sequence is MGKTFAEKALGRAAGYEVTANQVVTVEPDFCMSHDNGAPIARTFKKIGVKNVKYPERICFILDHAIPAPSSDHAVNHKEVREFVKEQGVPHFYDVKSEGGVCHQKMCEEGFALPGLVMVGSDSHTCTYGAYGAFSTGIGRSEMAAVWATGKIWFKVPESMKVVVTGKFKPGVSAKDFILKFIGDVRADGADYMSVEFCGPGIEEMSIAERMTLCNMGIEFGAKNAVCPPDKKVLDTIKERGNAKTDKWEALWADEDAVYAAEYHYDLGDITPGVAKPHKVDNYAAIEEVKGTPIHEAFLGSCTNGRIEDLRAAAALLKGKQVAVRTVVIPASWIVYRQAMKEGLFDIFLDAGCIICNPGCGPCMGNHEGILAPGEAAISTANRNFKGRMGDKESFIYLASPMTVAASAIKGEISDPREAL, encoded by the coding sequence ATGGGCAAGACATTTGCTGAAAAGGCGCTCGGCAGAGCGGCCGGCTACGAAGTTACGGCGAACCAGGTCGTAACGGTTGAACCGGACTTCTGCATGAGCCACGACAACGGAGCTCCTATCGCGCGCACCTTTAAAAAAATCGGCGTCAAAAACGTCAAATATCCCGAGCGCATCTGCTTCATCCTCGACCACGCCATCCCCGCGCCGTCAAGCGACCACGCCGTCAACCACAAAGAGGTGCGTGAGTTCGTAAAGGAACAGGGCGTCCCGCACTTCTATGACGTGAAGAGCGAAGGCGGCGTCTGCCATCAGAAGATGTGCGAAGAGGGCTTCGCCCTTCCCGGCCTGGTAATGGTCGGCAGCGACAGCCACACCTGCACCTACGGCGCCTACGGCGCCTTCTCGACCGGCATCGGCCGCTCCGAGATGGCGGCGGTATGGGCCACCGGCAAGATCTGGTTCAAGGTCCCCGAGAGCATGAAGGTAGTCGTAACCGGAAAGTTCAAGCCCGGCGTATCGGCGAAAGACTTTATCCTGAAGTTCATAGGAGACGTCAGAGCCGACGGCGCGGACTACATGAGCGTTGAATTCTGCGGACCCGGCATTGAAGAGATGAGCATCGCCGAGCGCATGACGCTCTGCAACATGGGCATTGAATTTGGCGCGAAGAACGCCGTCTGCCCGCCCGACAAAAAGGTGCTCGACACAATAAAAGAACGCGGCAACGCGAAGACCGACAAATGGGAGGCGCTTTGGGCTGACGAAGACGCGGTATACGCGGCTGAATATCACTACGACCTCGGCGACATCACCCCCGGCGTTGCGAAGCCCCATAAAGTGGACAACTACGCCGCAATCGAAGAGGTGAAGGGTACGCCCATCCACGAGGCGTTCCTCGGTTCCTGCACAAACGGCCGCATTGAAGACCTGCGCGCCGCGGCAGCGCTCCTCAAAGGCAAACAGGTAGCCGTCCGCACAGTCGTCATCCCAGCCTCATGGATAGTCTACCGTCAGGCGATGAAGGAAGGCCTCTTTGACATCTTCCTCGACGCCGGCTGCATCATCTGCAACCCCGGCTGCGGCCCCTGCATGGGCAACCACGAAGGCATCCTTGCCCCCGGCGAAGCGGCCATCAGCACCGCGAACCGCAACTTCAAGGGACGCATGGGCGACAAAGAGAGCTTCATCTATCTGGCAAGCCCGATGACCGTCGCGGCATCCGCGATCAAGGGCGAGATCTC
- the leuD gene encoding 3-isopropylmalate dehydratase small subunit (catalyzes the isomerization between 2-isopropylmalate and 3-isopropylmalate in leucine biosynthesis), whose amino-acid sequence MSEILKGRAWVFTDDVDTDLIYHNKYLAETDPKNMPQYAFEYYPGKENFAKEVKPGDFVVAGKNFGCGSSREHAVYCIEYAGVPCVLAETCSRIYYRNAINNGYPVLFVKGISEAIKEGKINDGDQLEVELSTGTIKDVTNGNTFHGDAVSDLENDIMKAGGLMNYMKAHAAAKQ is encoded by the coding sequence ATGAGCGAAATTCTCAAAGGCAGAGCATGGGTATTCACCGATGACGTCGACACCGACCTCATCTACCACAATAAATATCTCGCGGAGACAGACCCGAAGAACATGCCGCAGTACGCTTTCGAATACTACCCCGGCAAAGAAAACTTCGCGAAGGAAGTAAAGCCCGGAGACTTCGTAGTCGCCGGAAAGAACTTCGGCTGCGGCTCAAGCCGTGAGCACGCCGTCTACTGCATCGAATACGCGGGCGTGCCCTGCGTCCTTGCGGAGACATGCAGCCGCATCTACTACCGCAACGCCATCAACAACGGATACCCCGTGCTTTTCGTAAAGGGCATCTCTGAGGCTATCAAAGAGGGCAAGATAAACGACGGCGACCAGCTCGAAGTTGAGCTTTCGACCGGAACTATCAAGGACGTCACAAACGGCAACACCTTCCATGGAGACGCCGTAAGCGACCTTGAAAACGACATTATGAAGGCGGGCGGCCTGATGAACTACATGAAGGCCCACGCCGCGGCGAAACAGTAG
- a CDS encoding aconitase/3-isopropylmalate dehydratase large subunit family protein — MGKTSIVKIMEKASGHAVKVGDRVWCNIDWATCRDFGGANVVLQFEKEMGQDAKVWDPEKLAFTFDLQAPAHSEKVATNQKIIREFCKKQGVERLFDVNHGIGQHVMLEAGMIKPGDVVLGTDSHMNLLGSIGSFATGVGNSDIAASYIAGKNWFRVPETMKIEVTGKFKKGVCMRDLLTHIVGDLGAGGMDFLAVEFTGETIENSTLADRITLCSMVTEMSGKVPLIMPNGDVLKWLVERAGPEVETLAKELAADADAEYCKVLHYDVTDLEPLASCPDAPDNVKPVREVAGTKVDQVHIGSCSNGRYEDIKAAYDVLMAGGGKVSPKVRTIITPSTVEVQLRCAKEGMLAAFLEAGIVFTNPTCSLCTAEHYGALPSGDVAVSTTNRNFIGKVGKGSHTYLMSPMSAMATAVKGCITDPRDILK, encoded by the coding sequence ATGGGCAAAACATCTATAGTAAAGATAATGGAGAAAGCATCCGGCCATGCAGTGAAGGTCGGAGACCGCGTATGGTGCAACATCGACTGGGCCACCTGCCGCGACTTCGGCGGAGCCAACGTCGTGCTGCAGTTCGAGAAGGAAATGGGACAGGACGCGAAGGTCTGGGACCCCGAGAAGCTTGCCTTCACATTCGACCTTCAGGCGCCGGCGCACTCTGAAAAGGTTGCGACGAACCAGAAGATAATCCGCGAGTTCTGCAAAAAGCAGGGCGTGGAACGTCTCTTCGACGTCAACCACGGCATCGGCCAGCACGTAATGCTTGAAGCTGGAATGATAAAGCCGGGCGACGTAGTCCTTGGTACAGACAGCCACATGAACCTGCTTGGCTCCATCGGCTCTTTCGCAACGGGCGTCGGCAACAGCGACATCGCCGCCTCCTACATCGCGGGCAAGAACTGGTTCCGCGTTCCCGAGACGATGAAGATAGAAGTGACCGGCAAGTTCAAGAAGGGCGTCTGCATGAGAGACCTTCTCACGCACATAGTGGGCGACCTGGGCGCCGGCGGAATGGACTTCCTCGCCGTCGAATTTACCGGTGAAACGATTGAAAACTCAACTCTGGCCGACCGTATCACGCTCTGCTCGATGGTAACGGAAATGAGCGGCAAGGTGCCCCTCATCATGCCCAACGGCGACGTACTTAAGTGGCTGGTAGAGCGCGCAGGCCCCGAAGTCGAGACGCTTGCGAAAGAACTTGCAGCCGACGCGGACGCCGAATACTGCAAGGTGCTGCACTATGACGTGACCGATCTTGAGCCGCTTGCCTCATGCCCCGACGCGCCGGACAACGTGAAGCCGGTCCGTGAAGTTGCCGGAACAAAGGTGGATCAGGTGCATATCGGCTCCTGCTCAAACGGCCGCTATGAAGATATAAAGGCCGCGTACGACGTTCTTATGGCGGGCGGCGGCAAAGTCAGCCCGAAGGTGCGCACGATAATCACACCTTCGACTGTAGAGGTACAGCTTCGCTGCGCCAAGGAAGGCATGCTTGCGGCTTTCCTTGAGGCTGGCATCGTCTTCACAAACCCGACCTGCTCCCTCTGCACAGCGGAACACTACGGCGCGCTGCCCTCAGGCGACGTGGCCGTCTCCACGACGAACCGCAACTTTATCGGCAAGGTCGGCAAGGGCAGCCACACCTACCTTATGAGCCCGATGTCAGCAATGGCTACAGCCGTCAAGGGCTGCATCACAGACCCAAGAGACATACTGAAGTAG